CTCTGttcagaggagatggaagagggaaATCACTCGGAGGTGACTGAGTTCATTCTCTCAGGACTGACAGATCGTCCGGAGCTGCAGGTCCCCCTCCTTGTGGTATTCCTACTGATCTATGGTATCACCCTGGTTGGGAATGGGGGGATGATCTTGTTAATCACAATTGATCCCCgactccacacccccatgtactttttcctcaggaatttgtctttctgtgacctctgcatTTCCTTGATAATTTCCCCTAAGATGCTTCTGGATTTCTTAGCTGAGAGGAAAAACATTTCTTTCACTGCCTGCACTGTGCAAATGCATCTCTCTATCATTTTTGGAGACATTCAGtgcctcttgctggctgtgatggcatatgaccgttatgtggccatctgtaacccactgctcTATGTGGTCACCATGTCCAGGCACCTTTGTAAACAGCTAGTGATTGGGGTGTACACTGTGGGAGTGGTGGATTCAATGATATACATGTATTGTACatttcagctgtcattct
The nucleotide sequence above comes from Caretta caretta isolate rCarCar2 chromosome 6, rCarCar1.hap1, whole genome shotgun sequence. Encoded proteins:
- the LOC142072397 gene encoding olfactory receptor 5AR1-like, whose translation is MEEGNHSEVTEFILSGLTDRPELQVPLLVVFLLIYGITLVGNGGMILLITIDPRLHTPMYFFLRNLSFCDLCISLIISPKMLLDFLAERKNISFTACTVQMHLSIIFGDIQCLLLAVMAYDRYVAICNPLLYVVTMSRHLCKQLVIGVYTVGVVDSMIYMYCTFQLSFCSSNIINHFFCDVLPLLALSCSDTRINEIVMFAFMSCITGSSFVTVLVSYVYIISAILQVRSVEGQRKAFSTCSFHLTSVVLCFGTLLFMYLRPTSSYSMDRDKIVSVFYSLVIPLLNPLIYSLRNAEVKGALRKALNKLLTNSSIC